From Helicobacteraceae bacterium, the proteins below share one genomic window:
- a CDS encoding S1 RNA-binding domain-containing protein, with translation MGNEALENIDISEEEKALFKNSLSESDAWRGDGRSEQLLTAVIEKITSEAAFINLGGKSERRLDLTEITDKDGVLLFKEGDSIQVVVSGRPGEKLRISHKKAVKRQKIAEFIAARKAEGEQTAPIDVEGVVIGKNKGGYIVESQGVEFFMPISLSAFSPDAKSPINKSVTARLIKMDEASGTLVLSRRSYLNSQRKARKEAIKKLTEASDVVEATVKRIQNYGMFVESNGIEGLVHYTEISHKGPVNPAAHYSAGDKVQVKIVGYDKEKNRVSFSIKATQPNPWQEIAEQLEIGDTIKVTVANMEAYGAFVDLGNDTEGFLHISEMSWDKDLKHPNEILSIGQEIEVEVIALDVENQRLRVSLKKLQPKPYEDFVRRHKIGDRLKGVVSSIKDFGAFLKVEGVEGLLHNEECGWSRAENAKSLFKEGDEVEVELIKIDVENERLSFSKKALIESPIEIYAKNRQIGDIVQGVVRDAKEFGVFVRLEDGVDAMIRAEDLAPLKIEEIKIGEPIEASIAVMEPKKGRIRLSVRRLEKQKERDALKSFNGDNQRTTLGDAIRGTLKK, from the coding sequence ATGGGAAACGAAGCGTTAGAAAATATCGACATCAGCGAAGAAGAAAAAGCGCTTTTTAAAAATTCGCTGAGCGAAAGCGACGCTTGGCGCGGCGACGGCAGGAGCGAGCAACTATTGACCGCCGTAATCGAAAAGATTACCAGCGAGGCGGCGTTTATCAATTTAGGCGGCAAGTCCGAAAGACGGTTAGATTTAACCGAGATTACGGATAAAGACGGCGTTTTGCTTTTCAAAGAAGGCGACTCCATTCAAGTCGTGGTTTCGGGCAGACCCGGCGAAAAACTGCGTATTTCGCATAAGAAAGCCGTAAAACGTCAAAAGATCGCCGAGTTTATCGCGGCGCGAAAAGCCGAAGGAGAGCAAACCGCCCCGATCGACGTCGAGGGCGTAGTTATCGGCAAGAACAAAGGCGGTTATATCGTCGAATCGCAAGGGGTAGAGTTTTTTATGCCGATCTCTTTGTCGGCGTTCAGTCCCGACGCAAAATCGCCGATCAACAAGAGCGTAACGGCGCGGCTAATAAAAATGGACGAAGCGAGCGGAACGCTTGTGCTTTCGCGCCGATCTTATCTTAATTCGCAGCGCAAAGCGCGCAAAGAGGCGATCAAGAAACTTACCGAAGCGAGCGACGTCGTAGAGGCTACGGTTAAACGAATCCAAAATTACGGTATGTTTGTGGAGTCAAACGGCATAGAGGGGTTGGTGCATTACACCGAAATTAGCCACAAAGGTCCCGTGAATCCCGCCGCGCACTACAGCGCGGGCGACAAAGTTCAAGTAAAGATAGTCGGCTACGACAAAGAAAAAAACCGCGTCAGCTTTTCAATCAAGGCGACGCAGCCAAACCCGTGGCAGGAGATCGCCGAGCAACTTGAGATCGGCGACACGATTAAAGTAACCGTGGCGAATATGGAGGCATACGGCGCGTTTGTGGATTTGGGCAACGACACCGAAGGGTTCTTGCATATTAGCGAGATGAGCTGGGATAAGGATTTGAAACACCCAAACGAAATCTTGTCGATTGGGCAGGAGATTGAGGTAGAGGTGATCGCGCTAGACGTAGAAAATCAGCGCTTGCGCGTTTCGCTAAAGAAACTGCAACCAAAACCTTACGAGGATTTTGTTAGAAGGCATAAAATCGGCGATCGCTTAAAGGGCGTCGTCTCTTCCATTAAAGATTTCGGCGCGTTTTTGAAAGTCGAAGGCGTGGAGGGGCTGCTTCACAACGAGGAGTGCGGCTGGAGCCGCGCCGAAAACGCCAAGTCGCTGTTTAAGGAGGGCGACGAGGTGGAGGTCGAGCTAATCAAAATCGACGTTGAGAACGAACGGCTGAGTTTTAGCAAGAAGGCGCTGATCGAAAGTCCGATCGAGATTTACGCTAAAAACCGTCAAATTGGCGATATTGTGCAAGGCGTTGTGCGCGACGCTAAAGAGTTTGGCGTTTTTGTCCGTTTGGAGGACGGCGTGGACGCGATGATCCGCGCCGAAGATCTCGCGCCGCTTAAAATTGAAGAGATCAAAATTGGCGAGCCGATCGAGGCGAGCATAGCGGTTATGGAGCCAAAAAAGGGACGCATTCGCCTATCCGTGCGCCGTTTGGAAAAGCAAAAAGAGCGCGACGCGCTGAAAAGTTTCAACGGCGATAATCAACGCACCACTTTGGGCGACGCAATCAGGGGAACGCTAAAGAAATAA
- a CDS encoding 4-hydroxy-3-methylbut-2-enyl diphosphate reductase — translation MRIKLASSCGFCFGVKRAIKLAESNPNSVVIGELIHNSREIDRLDKNFGIRSAQSIDELNDGDRAIIRTHGIEKTAKERLPKIAADIIDATCPYVTKPQKIAEAMSQEGYQAIIFGDSKHPEVKAVLSYADQNAAVVASVEELDRTALSDRVALISQTTKSIAAFSEVAAALIAKVKEARVFNTICNATYDNQEATRTLASEADIMIVIGGKNSSNTKQLHAIALKYCADSYLIEDGDELRGEWFKGKRLCGVSAGASTPDWIIEEATKKIEAF, via the coding sequence TTGCGGATTAAACTCGCGAGCAGTTGCGGCTTTTGCTTCGGCGTAAAACGGGCGATCAAACTCGCCGAGAGCAATCCAAACTCGGTTGTGATAGGCGAGCTTATCCACAACAGCAGGGAGATAGATAGGCTCGATAAAAATTTCGGCATTCGTTCCGCGCAAAGCATAGACGAGCTAAACGACGGCGATCGGGCTATTATTCGCACGCACGGGATTGAAAAAACCGCGAAAGAGAGGTTGCCCAAGATCGCCGCCGACATTATCGACGCTACCTGCCCGTATGTAACAAAGCCGCAAAAGATAGCCGAAGCTATGAGCCAAGAGGGGTATCAGGCGATTATATTTGGCGATAGTAAGCACCCCGAAGTTAAGGCGGTTTTGAGCTACGCCGATCAAAACGCGGCGGTCGTGGCGAGCGTCGAAGAGCTAGATCGCACGGCGCTTAGCGATCGCGTCGCGCTAATCAGTCAGACTACCAAATCGATCGCGGCGTTTAGCGAAGTCGCCGCCGCGTTGATCGCGAAGGTGAAAGAGGCGCGCGTGTTCAACACGATCTGCAACGCCACTTACGATAACCAAGAGGCGACGCGAACGCTCGCGAGCGAGGCGGATATAATGATCGTTATCGGCGGCAAAAATAGCTCCAACACTAAGCAACTTCACGCGATCGCGCTAAAATACTGCGCCGACTCCTATCTGATCGAGGACGGCGACGAATTGAGGGGCGAATGGTTTAAGGGGAAGCGTCTGTGCGGCGTAAGCGCCGGCGCCTCCACCCCCGATTGGATTATAGAGGAAGCTACTAAAAAGATAGAGGCGTTTTGA